A single region of the Lactobacillus xylocopicola genome encodes:
- a CDS encoding FAD-dependent oxidoreductase, with translation MNKYPNVDGYKVDEVTATKLISTDVLVVGAGNAGMMAAAAAQEKGAKVILIEKEKTINLMRVGIASVGSNAQKRAGTVINKQELVESLASFAQHNVDERLLKTWVDNSAESVNWLEDKILKPNGAHFKSEPDAMMTNKAYQGFPTENDPTIDDESFVSYGNWFVKYQKEHKIDIRYQTSLVKLLKEKDTVTGAIVKDLGSDEFYEIRASKGVIIATGGYSANKDLLQKWNALSLKKNVYNDSPRSNGAGITAALNVGAKRDEEPAESIFDRGLVPIGTKTEDLYYQTDSYDNWLWIGSYPFLKVNLRGERFANESIPYQFIVNAASKEPGYLYAMVWDDNYAEYLEKMHMLGCARYGFPGYMTDKAAFVKDTESYVEKGLVVKADTVEELAEQLKLPINALKQAITNNNKSVISHNDQEFGKEAYRLTPVKKAPYYGCILGGRILCTFDGLRVNTKMEVLDENHQPIRHLYAGGNDSGGFFWGSYNDRVPGLASSHAQTFGRLAGKNAAEN, from the coding sequence GATGTCTTGGTAGTTGGGGCTGGTAATGCTGGTATGATGGCCGCTGCAGCTGCGCAAGAAAAAGGAGCCAAGGTTATTCTAATTGAAAAAGAAAAAACGATTAACTTGATGAGAGTAGGGATTGCGAGTGTCGGCAGTAATGCTCAAAAGCGTGCTGGAACAGTTATTAATAAGCAAGAGTTAGTTGAGTCTTTAGCTTCATTTGCGCAACACAATGTCGATGAACGTTTATTAAAAACTTGGGTCGACAACAGTGCTGAAAGTGTTAATTGGTTAGAAGATAAAATTTTAAAACCGAATGGTGCACACTTTAAGTCAGAGCCCGATGCAATGATGACTAATAAGGCATACCAAGGCTTTCCAACAGAAAATGATCCAACCATTGACGATGAATCATTTGTTTCTTATGGCAATTGGTTTGTCAAATATCAAAAAGAACATAAAATCGATATTCGTTACCAAACATCTTTGGTTAAATTACTCAAAGAAAAAGATACTGTGACTGGTGCAATTGTTAAGGATCTTGGTAGTGACGAATTTTATGAAATAAGGGCATCAAAAGGGGTCATTATTGCAACCGGTGGATATTCGGCCAATAAAGACTTGCTTCAAAAATGGAATGCATTGTCCTTAAAGAAGAATGTTTATAATGATTCTCCGCGCTCTAACGGTGCAGGTATTACCGCTGCTTTGAATGTAGGTGCCAAACGTGACGAGGAGCCAGCTGAAAGTATTTTTGATCGTGGCCTAGTACCGATTGGAACAAAAACTGAAGATCTTTACTATCAAACAGATAGTTATGATAACTGGTTGTGGATTGGTTCGTATCCCTTTTTGAAGGTCAACTTACGTGGAGAAAGATTTGCCAATGAGTCGATTCCTTACCAATTTATTGTGAATGCGGCTAGTAAAGAGCCAGGCTACTTGTACGCAATGGTTTGGGATGATAATTACGCTGAATATCTGGAAAAAATGCATATGCTGGGCTGTGCCCGGTATGGCTTCCCCGGTTATATGACAGATAAAGCAGCTTTTGTAAAAGATACTGAATCTTATGTAGAAAAGGGATTGGTAGTAAAGGCTGATACGGTTGAAGAGCTGGCAGAGCAGCTCAAATTACCAATAAATGCTTTGAAACAAGCCATCACTAATAACAATAAGTCAGTCATTAGCCACAATGACCAAGAGTTTGGTAAGGAAGCTTACAGATTAACTCCCGTTAAAAAGGCGCCATATTACGGCTGTATTTTAGGTGGACGGATTCTTTGTACATTTGATGGTTTAAGGGTAAATACCAAAATGGAAGTACTTGATGAAAATCATCAACCAATCAGACACTTATATGCTGGTGGAAATGATTCAGGTGGTTTTTTCTGGGGATCATACAATGATCGTGTACCGGGACTAGCTTCTAGTCATGCACAAACTTTTGGTCGTTTAGCGGGTAAAAATGCTGCTGAAAATTAA